cccagcacttaaggaggctgaggcaagaggatcctgggttcaaagccagcctgggctcaatttctttcttttttttttttttaaaggcaaggaCAGGAGAACAATAAACTAAGGGCCCAACCCTCCCAAGTGAGGTGACTCTTGGGAGGTCTTTCTAACTACTCCTGTTTAATAGCCAACGGAGGCTTTGAGAGGTGCAGTGGCATGCTCAGAGCCACGAAGCAGGAGTGACATGGGGCTGGAATTCAGAGTCAGACAGGCCAGCTCTCTGAGCTGGACCAGATTTAATTCAGCAAACACTGACTGACTGTCTTGGACAAAATGCTGGGCTCACCTAGGGGGAACCAAGGAGGTCTGAACCCGCATCTCCCAGGAGCTAGGAAGGCAGCAAGGTAGATGTCCCACTGCAGCATAGGCAGCCACAGGAAGCCCCCTTCTCGTATGCCTGACTTCATCTTAAACCcaactctgccccccccccccccccccccccccccccccgccgcttCACCAGGGCTGAAGGGAGCCACCTTGACCACCAGAGGTCTGGCCCTCTGGAGGGTTGTTGTTGCCGCGTTTAGGAAACCAAAGAGAGGCAGGTTCTGGGATTCTGCCCTGGGGGTTACCATGGTTATCCATGTGTCCTCAGGACTCAGGGTCTGGCCTGGCAGGCAGCCTGGTGCTGGCCCCTCTCTCTTTGAGGTCACAGAGTCCACGTGGACTTCCTCAGCCTGGACCGCCACCGTTGGTGGAGGTGGTACAGTATCACTGTCCCTCCTAGGTACACACACACGCGCAGGAGCTGTTCtgctgggaagggaggaagggcaggagcAGCTGCTTGGAAGTCGGCTGGGTCTGCCGAACTCTGCTCCAGGGCTGAACTTAATGATAATCGCTTGGTAATAAGTGGTTGGGCGCTCTTGAGTAAATGACGTCACCTCTccgtgtctctgcctctgtttccttgcTTGCCACAGATCCTTCCTCGTGGGTTTGCTACGCAGGTGCTTCCAGGCCAGTGACCATTCCtccccttctggcttctgcccCACCCAAACCCAGAAGGTTCAATGCTTCTTGGCCCCAGGCTTCTGCCACCGCCCCCCCCATACctctgcccctccacccccagagCCCCGAAGAACAGGTTGGTGGCCTTGCTTCCTGAAGCTGCTAAGCTCACCTTCCTCCCCAAGGCTGGCACTCTGCTCTGCCCTGTCTGGGGCACTCCccattcccagcattctttcCCCATGGCTCAGCTCTCACCCCAGTTCCATATTAACTCCCTGATTCGGGCCTCTCACCCATCTCCACGCTGCCAGCACCCCAAATCCTTAGCACTCATGGGAGCGCTCTTGCTCCCCCTTGGGAACTGCTCTTCTGGACCCGAAGTATGTCATATAGGgcagcccccacccctcccccccccacgtCTTTTGCCGCCATCTTCAGACTCATGTCAGGAACCCTGTCTCTCCTCTAGGCCTCTTGGTCTTCAAATCACTTTCTTCCAGCCAAGTCCTGCTCGCCAATATAAAGCCTCCTTCCTTGGCTTCATCcctctggaaatcaaacccattctcttcccctctttcttttgtAGCTGATGGGCTGCCTGCTCTCAGCCTGGTGTTACTGGGACAACACTCACCAGGGCCAGCTTGCTAAAGCCAGGGGACATTTGTCCTTTCTTTAGGCACTTCATCCTGTtcttctgcagtgtgtgtgtgcacatgggcacatgtgtatatatcttaggccagaggacagcctaagatgtcattcctcaggtaccTTCCactttgggagacagggtttcttttctttttttttttttttttttttttttgtgtgtgtgtgtgtgtgtgtgtattgctgtTTTGGCTgcttatgtctgtgcaccacacacataagtgacagttgtgagccaccatgtggatgctgggaattgaacctgtgtcccctggaagaacagccagtgttctcaaccatCAGGCCATCCCTCTAGCCCTAAGCAGGGTTtcttattggcctggaactttgccaagtagaccaggctagaaggccagtgaactccagagatccatCTAGCTCCGCCTCCCTCTAGCCATTGCTGAGATCACAAGTACATGCCACTGTTttggttgctgttttgtttgttttgtgggttctggggatggaactcgggtcctcgggCTCTTGATTGACTGAGGCACCCCTCCACCGTGCTCTCTCCACCCCACTCTCCCCACCACCAactttttcagacaaggtcttttCTTGCAGCTCacgtttggccttgaactcatgctcctcctgtctcagcttccagcctcatcttctcccttagcttcctgagcactgaaatgtgcaggtgtgtgttactgtgcctagCTGCTCTTCAGATCCTTGTGGCTCTGCTCCCAGGATGCAAACCTCTCGGAGTTTATGCATGGGCCCCTGCCTGTCTGTGCTGTTGACATTGAAGGTATACGGGCCTGAGCTCTCCGCTCCCGATATGCGATTTCCTCAACGGCTCTCTGCATAGaaaatccttcctttctcccaaCAGTCTCCCCTCTATCCATCAATCCTTGCCGCCTCCATTCTACCCAGATGTCTCAAAGGCATTCAGACCAATAGGTCCCAAAGTGACCTCATGACCTCCTCCAGCTCCATACTCTTCAGAGAACGGCCTTATCTCTGACACCCTCTCTCTTCTGTAGCTTTACCCCGCCCCCTGACAAGCCTCCTGTCTCCCTTGGGTACTGCCACGACCTCCTCActagctagagtcatcagaggaaggagcctcagctgaggaaatgcctccttaagatccagctgtaaggcattttctcatttagtgatcagtgcGAGAGGGCTGCCCAGTCCATGgtagatggtgccatccctgggctggtggtcctgggttctattaagaaagcaggctgagcaagccagaggaaggaagccagtaagcagcacccctccacagcctctgcatcagctcctgcctctgggatcctgccctgtttgagttcctgtcctaactcccttcagtggtgaacagcaaggctgaagtgtgagccaaataaaccctttcctccccacttgccttttggtcatggtgttctatcacagcaagagaaaccctaactaagacacctgacTTCCCTTTgaggatggactgtgatgtggaagtataagatgaaataaaccctttcctctccgagctacctttggtcatggtgtttcatcacagcagtagaaacctaactaagCCAGTTCCTGTCTGTGTTCAttacctaccttttttttttttcgtttttttttgtttgtttgtttgtttgttttgttttgttttttgtttttcaagacagggtttctccgtgtagttttggtgcctgtcctggatctcgctctgtagaccaggctaacctcgaactcacagagatccgcctgcctctgcctcccgagtgagtgctgggattaaaggcttgcgccacctcCGCCCTGCCATTACCTATCTTTTTACTCTTCGCCTCCAGCTGTGCTGGCCTTCGGCTGTTCTTCAGGCCCGACTCCAAGCCACAGGACCTTTACACATTCTGTTCCTTCCGCTACTTCTCTCACTCACTGCAAGTTCTCTCTCGTTCCTTCTAGCTACCACACAAGTAGGATTTCCTCAGCCGAGCTTTCCTGCTTGTCCCGTCTACTGGATCAGGTCTCTTGCTAGATTATACCCACCCGTGGCGCTTGTCCCAGTGTGCGGTTGAATATTTACTAGCCACAGTCTGTGAATAAGCAGTAAGAAGGAGCACACTGGTGTCCACTGCCCGGCAGAGTAGACGGCAGTGGACACGCCGCTGAGTAAATAAAGTGAGGGAAGCAAGCGCATAGAGCGTGCAGTAGGACGCATTGGCTCAGCGTCATCATTCAGGGAGAGCTTCCCGAAGTGGGTGGCTTCTAAGCAGGACCTTGAGATGGGCAGACTGAACCAGGCAAATTGTGCTGGCCGAGCAAATCCTTCGACTGGAGCCTCATTTTTCGCTTGTAAAAGGGGCAAGGGTTAGGCAAAACGATCGGATGCTGAGATCTCACGCCCTCCCAAGGGCGAGGGTAATTTTTCCCGCCAGCACTCTAAAtctaacccattttttttttttttcctattttaggCGCGGAGCCTGATGGATCGTAAAAAGCACGGCAGGTCTGTATTTCCGCGCTCTAACGCCGGGCGGCGCTCGGAGACCAGCCACAGGGCCCGAGACTCGGCGAGGACCGGGCCCCGGGTCCGCCCCTCGCCAGTACCGCCAGCACCGCGCCCCGAACAGGAGCAGCCACACTGTGAGAGCAGGTCTGACTCGGCCCCAGCCTCCCAGCCCCTCAGGTATGAGCAGGTCACCGCAAGATGCCTTGCGCCTGTGGGGGCCCTTGATCCATCTCGCAGGCACCCGTCTGTGGTGTCTGCTCAGATTCTTCTGCATAGCTGGCCCTCTCCAACACCATCTGCTCCTTGGGTCCCGCAAAAAGGCTTCCTTTCTGCGCCTCCCCTTATCTGCTGCAGGGCTGGCTCAGGCTAGCTCTGGGGCTACCTTAACACCACCTCTCGGTGTTAAGCCTTTCTAGAATACTGTGCTGTCCAAAGGCCCTTCCCCTGAAGCCCCATGCATTTTGCCACCGTCTTACATGGCTGCACTGGCCTGTTATCATTTAGCCGTGTTCCCAGGACCACTCTCTCAGGTTGAACCCCCTGAGACAGGCCTATTTGATTCTGCGTGTTCTGTGTGGAGTACAAGACCTGGTCCCACAGagtgtcctgtgttttctttttggttgtggGCCTAGCAGTCTCTGCTCACTTCTTCTGCTTGTCCCTCACCTGGCCCAGTCCTGGACCTAGTTCCTTTTGACCTGTCCAGACACCgagggcggggggtggggggaactaTTTCCTTGCACAGGTCCCCCACATGCATGCTAGGGATGGCTGCACTTCAACCACTCCAGGGAGGGGCCCTCCATGGGTGACAGAACCCAGCTGGAAGGACCATTCTACTCATTGTGACCCGCCCTGACCTCACAGACATCCTACCTACTGCCCATCCAAGAAGCTGGGGGAGCCTACCCTGGCAGGGAGCCTCTAATGAGCCACCTTTCCTCACCACCCCCAAAACATAAGGGGGAGCACAAAAGCCACAATCTCCCCCGTGGTTCAGAAAGGTGGACTGGGCTGGGAGCAGGAGTTCCTGAGGCTGGGTGGAGTTGAGCTGATCGGGGTGCACCAGGGAGAAGTGGTCCTCATTAGCGTGGTGACCTCTCTGCCCGTCCTAGGGGTAGCTCCTCCCGAGAAAAGGACCGAAGTGCTACAGTCAGTAGTTCAGCGCCCATGCCCGCTGGAGGGAAGGCTAGCCGAACCAGCTGTGCGCCGGCAGCCCCTGAAAAGACCCCCAACCGCCTGATCCACGAGAAGTCACCATACCTCTTGCAGCATGCCTACGACCCGGTGGATTGGTGAGTACTGTTCCAGGGCTGCCCTTGAAGCCGCTGGAGTCCCAAGCTCCTCTGAGACTCCCCAGGTGGCTGAGCGAGGCCTCTTCCTGTCGGACCTAGGTACCCCTGGGGACAAGAAGCCTTCGACAAGGCCAAGAAAGAGAACAAGCCCATTTTCCTCTCAGGTATATACTCACCTTCCCCAGTGCGGGCTTCAGTGACGGGCAGCAGGTTAGGGAAGGTCTTCTGGGTCTCAGGGACCTTTTCCTGCCCTCATGGCTCTCTTCCATCTTAGTGGGCTACTCCACCTGCCACTGGTGCCATATGATGGAGGAGGAGTCCTTCCAGAATGAAGAGATCGGGCACTTGCTCAATGAGGACTTCGTCTGTGTGAAGGTGGACCGAGAGGAGCGGCCAGATGTGGACAAAGTGTACATGACTTTCGTGCAGGTGAGCCAGCTCCTGCGGCAGTCCACACCTGTGCGTGACAGCCCCCCTGACCTTGGTCCCCCCCCCTCTCAggccaccagcagtggagggggCTGGCCAATGAATGTGTGGCTGACCCCCAGCCTTCAGCCTTTTGTGGGGGGCACCTACTTCCCGCCAGAGGACGGCTTGACCCGCGTCGGCTTCCGAACGGTGTTGACGCGAATCCGTGATCAGGTTGGTGGATAGCAGAGAGGGGAGATGCCCGAGTCCTGGCCCGAGGGACCCCTGAGACTGCAGCACGTGCTGACCTCCAGGTGTGTGCTCACCTCCTGTAGTGGAAACAGAACAAGAACACCCTTCTGGAAAACAGCCAGCGCGTCACCACAGCCCTACTAGCCCGATCTGAGATCAGTGTGGGTGACCGGCAGATGCCACCCTCCGCGGCCACCATGAACAGCCGCTGCTTCCAGCAACTGGATGAAGGCTATGACGAGGAGTATGGCGGCTTTGCTGAGGCCCCCAAGTTTCCCACACCTGGTCAGTGACCTCTGACCTATGTAATGGCCATGTTGACTTAGTTAAGTGGCCCAGGGACCCTGGCCTGTCTTGTGTGGCTGAGCGGCTCAGTTCCTTGCTGGTCCCCTGTGGACCATGATATTCTGACCTCTGACTGGGGCAATGGCCTGTGTCCTCTGAGTAGATAGTGAAAATCCCGTCGTCCAGTCTCTGACAGAGACTGAGGGGTGAGAGACCACCGGGCCCTCTCACCCTCTTCTTCTTGCTCCACAGTGATCCTGAACTTCCTGTTCTCCTATTGGCTCAGTCACCGGCTCACCCAGGATGGCCCCCGGGCTCAGCAGATGGCCTTGCACACGCTGAAAATGATGGCCAACGGAGGCATCCGGGACCATGTGGGGCAGGTGAGGGGGAGGCCAGGTTCCCTGGAGGGGCAGCAGGACTGGTGACAGAGGCTGAGATCAGCCTAGCTCCGCATCCTGCCTGGCACAGGGCTTTCACCGTTACTCCACCGACCGCCAGTGGCACATCCCCCACTTTGAGAAGATGCTCTATGACCAGGCACAGCTATCGGTGGTCTATTCCCAGGCCTTCCAGGTGACTTTTGCCCCTAACCTCAACCCTGGCTGCCAGTCCCAAGGCCTTCCAGGTAACAGTGGCTTCCTCCTAATTTCAACCCCTAATTCCTTCTCACATCCTGGATACctgggttccccccccccccccgggctttCCTGGGAGAATGTGCTCCATGAATCCCAGCTGCCCCAGTGCCCTCTATTTACAGCCTCCATCCCCCACAGATCTCTGGCGATGAATTCTACTCCGATGTTGCCAAAGGCATCCTGCAGTATGTGACCCGGAGTCTGAGCCATCGGGTGTGTGTGCACTGAGGCAGGCGGACCTGGCTGCAGGAGGGCTCAAGGCCTCCGTTGCCTTTTGGATGGTGACCATCCAACTCTCCTATCCCCACAGTCTGGAGGTTTCTACAGTGCGGAGGATGCAGATTCTCCCCCAGAGAGGGGCATGAAGCCCAAAGAGGGTGCTTTCTATGTGTGGACAGTCGAAGAGGTCCAACAGTTGCTCCCAGAGCCTGTGGGAGGCGCCAGCGAGCCACTGACCGCCGGCCAGCTCCTAATGAAGCATTATGGACTCAGTGAAGCAGGCAATATCAGCTCCACTCAGGTGAGGACCTCTGGGGACACACGAGAAAGACCCCAGGCCTACCAAGTACATGGGCTCCTTCCGACGAAGGCTGTTTTTCTCAGGATTCCAAGGGGGAGCTGACTGGCCAGAATGTCCTAACAGTGCGGTATTCACTGGAGCTGACTGCAGCCCGCTTTGGCCTGGATGTGGAGGCTGTGAGCACATTGCTCAACACCGGGCTGGAGAAGCTTTTCCAGGCCCGGAAACATCGACCGAAAGCACACCTGGACAGCAAGATGCTGGCTGCCTGGAATGGTGGGGCGACCCTCTCTGAGCACTGATCCTATTTGCCCCTTCAgtctgcccatttttttttttcttcctaggccttcttttctttattttgatttagAAAGAAATAAGCGGAGACTTAGGGTCTAAGTAACCTGCCTGGGCTAGGCCTTTGGAGGCTcaggtgtgtggtgggggttCCCCGGAGAGCTTTCGATGGCCTCTTACCACCCCTGGCAACTCTTTTCCTCCAGGTCTGATGGTGTCTGGCTTTGCTGTGACCGGGGCTGTCCTGGGCATGGATAAGTTGGTCGCCCAAGCCACCAGTGGCGCCAAGTTCCTCAAGCGGCACATGTTTGACGTGGCCAGTGGCCGCCTGAAGCGAGCGTGCTATGCTGGCTCGGGAGGAACTGTGGAACACAGGTAGGGGCTGGACAGACCAGGAGACCACCTCCTTGTGTGATGCCAGttcttgttcttccccttcaATCGACCCGTCAGTCACTCCCCCGCCGTGTGCACACTGACTACTCGTGGACCCCTTGACTCTTTTGGGAAACGGGCTAACTGTAGCCACAGGAGAGGCGGGTGGGTGTTGCGAACTAACAGAGAGAACGGATGAAAAGCGTGCCGTCTGCATATTCCTAGGCCTGTCCTcagccttcccttctctcctgtaCCCCTAGTAACCCACCCTGCTGGGGCTTCCTGGAAGACTATGCCTTCGTGGTGCGGGGCCTGCTGGACCTGTACGAGGCCTCCCAGGAGAGCTCCTGGCTCGAATGGGCTCTGCgtctgcaggacacacaggacagGCTCTTCTGGGACTCCCGAGGCGGTGGCTACTTCTGCAGTGAGGCTGAGCTGGGTGCAGACCTGCCTCTTCGTCTGAAGGATGGTCAGTGTGGCTGTGGGCCAGCCTTGGGTCCCGGTTCTAGTCAGGGCAGGGCATTTCCCGAGGGAGACATTTGCGCAGCCTTGCAGCGAAAAGCTGGCGTGGGGCTTCTGGCTTCCCGTCTTTATTCTGTGTGACTTCGGTGGTCTCCCGTTATTTCTGACCTGTTTCTTGGTATACAGGTGAACGTAGTGGCAATCATTCCTCAGAGTTGATGCAGAGGTGGgtctagctggcctgtgagcatgcAGTGGTCTTTGAAACCCACAGATTCATTTGTTAAACAAGAATGCCTTGGTCTCTGCCTGCAGGAAGTTTACAGTGTGTGGTGGCGATAACCAGCAATAGTGCAAAATGTAACACCACCAGAGCACTGGGAGGGCAGTAAACCTGTGACAGGTGTCAACCAGGAGGAGCTGTGTGCTCATGGAGGCACGTTGGAGAGAGTTTAGGCAGAGGAGAAAGTCTAAGAGAGAGCCCTAGGGGGACAGGCTGAGTGATGACAGACCGAGAGACtggggggtggagagagatgCTGATGCCCGCTCGGTAAGGAAGTGAGGACTCAGGGGGGTTAAGAGGGCTCCGACCAgagaagagagatggctcagtggttaagagccctgactgatgttccagagggaccgggttcaattcccaggctgtcCGGTGTCTGTCTGATCACACCAGGATAAaaattaaagggggaaaaaaaaaagaggggaaagagagttCTGACCTGCTCTGGCTTGAATGTAAAGTGGTAGAGAAGAATAGGAACTGGGAAATCAGGGTGACCCACTAAGAGGACACTGGTGTTTAGTCTTGAAGGAAATGCTGAAAGCAGCCAGGGGTAGCCCCTGAGATGAGGGACTGGGGCTCTTCAGGCAGCAGCCTAGAGGATGTGTAGGTGGGATAGAAGAGATGAAGGAGTTGGGGGATGCCTGCCTGGCCCCAGCAGTCAGTAGCTGGACAAAGGCATCAGTAGTGGGGTAAAGAAACCTGGATACCCACAGTTCAGAAGGACACAGGGTCTGTAAAAAAAGAAACCGTCAGACCAACACCACACGTACTTCCTCATCCTATCGCTGGACCTCCTAACCCAGATCCAGTCTCGGGGCAGAGTCCTAAAGACCCAGTGACCTTCCTTCCCGCTTATCCTTTGCAGACCAGGATGGGGCAGAGCCCAGTGCCAACTCCGTGTCAGCCCACAACCTTCTTAGGTTGCATGGTTTCACCGGCCACAAGGACTGGATGGAcaagtgtgtgtgcctgctgaCAGCCTTCTCTGAGCGCATGCGTCGTGTCCCGGTGGCACTGCCCGAGATGGTCCGTGCCCTCTCAGCTCAACAGCAGACTCTCAAGCAGGTGGGGAGGCGGTAATACGTGGACCGAGACCCAGGCCAGGAGGGAAGCTGGTGATGCAGCAGGGTCTGAGAGCCAAGAGTGGAATTCCAGGGCTGTCCCCAAAGCTCACTTACGTGTGTGCAGGCACTTAGAAGGCCAGGAGTCTTTGCTCTGTGGAGTGGAGATATCTGTGGAAGGGTAGTGTCAGAGGAGATAGGCCCAGGGACATGCCTGTGAGGGCTTGTGACTGGGCTGTCCCGAGTAAAAAGGCAAAATGGAGGGGCTAGATATGGGTGGTTGTGTGGCTGATGAAGTGCTTGAAAGGCTCTGATGAATTCTGTTCCTATGTGCTTTATTGCTATTTCAACCCTTTagtatatacaccacacacacacatgcacacacgcacacgcgtgcgcgcgcgcgcgcgcacacacacacacacacacacacacacacacacgcatgcacacacacacacacacacgcatgcacacacacacacacgcatgcacacacacacacacacacacacacagagagagagagagagagagagagagagagagagagagagagagagagagagagaggagagagactcactttttttctgatttgtgaGCTGGTGTGTGTCAGAGTGTTTGCCTCAGGTTCACCTATGAATACTCATGAgcacctgtatgtgtgtatgcgtgcaagtatgtttgtgtgtatttatatgtgtggtGTCCACTTCTCTGGGCGTcttctgtgcatgtatgtaacTACTCTATGCCTCTTGGTGTGTTGTGTGCCATCCAGTATATCATCTCCTGAGCACCCTCCCCCCATATTTGTATACCCACTACAATGTGTGACATTGCCACTtgtgtgcattcgtgtgtgtgtgtgtgtgtgtgtgtgtgtgtgtgtgtgtgtgcatgcgtatgtGTCTACTTGGTGAGCATTGAATCTGATGAATCCTCCTGGTGGTGGCTAAGGTGAGTCCTTTTCCTTCTTAAGAAtacggggtgggaggaggaaggacggGGAAGTCTTGGCAGCTCTTGGGGTCTAGCTTCTCCCTTTCTGACACTGGATGATTTTTCTTGTACTGACCAGATTGTGATCTGTGGAGACCCCCAGGCCAAGGACACCAAGGCCCTGTTGCAATGCATCCACTCCATCTACATCCCTAACAAGGTGCACATCCCTGGAAGGTTGGGTTCGCCCTCTGCCTCTCCTCGCTGAGTCTCCCTACTCAGCTCCCAACTTCCTTCCTTTTGGAGGCTTAGGGGAGAAGCCTTGTCCCATTGGACTGTGCAATGACTGGTTCCTTCTCCCAGGTGACACTTTCTGCTCTGCCACTACCCCAGGTACTGATTCTGGCTGACGGAGACCCATCGAGCTTCCTGTCCCGACAGCTGCCCTTCCTGAGCACCCTTCGACGAGTAGAAGACCAGGCCACAGCCTACATATTTGAGAACCAAGCCTGCTCCATGCCTATCACTGAGCCCTGTGAACTACGAAAGCTGCTACACCAGTGACTGCCCAGAACCCTTGGAGCTGGGCCGGAAGGCAAAACTTTTCAGCTGATCAGAGACTCAGGCCTTGCAAGACTATGCCAAACCTACAGCCACCTCGGCGAACCCTGCCACCAGATGATCACAACCATCTTCACGGCTCCCCCCTGGGCACCTACTCACCATGAAATAAACCTAACAGTGTCCTCTGGTGACCTTGGGACTCTAGCCTCTCTTGTGAGGGAGGACCCTCTGCTCTAGCCTGAGACCAGCCCTTCCTCTGAGAGTCCCAGCCGTCTCCTTCGTCTCCTCACATTGCCCTTCACCTTCCATGGGTCACTAGACTGGTCTTGCCTCTGTCCGTGATTAGTAAGCTTGAATGTAACTGAGTCAGTGGACCAAAAGCAAGTACAGGAACCAGAGTGAGGACCAGGTGTGTACTGTCCCAGGAAGGGAAGCCCCTGGTAGGAAGTGACCTGCCATCTTCCCCCTGGTCCTTCATTTAAAGCTAGGGCAGTGATGGGGGCTAGTATGGGCTTTAATCTTCAACAAAAAGACAACATTTTCATTCACTGTAGTGTACTGTAGAAACTGCTATGACCAGAACCAAGACATTCCTTTTGGGGTACCCGTTCAATCCTAGCATCACTACAGGAGGTCATGTTCATCCTCTGCTTCCAGAAGGATAGTCTGGGAAAGGGCTGTCTTGCATGCGGAGCATCTGTTGTGTTGGAAACCCTTTCCCAAATCCATCTGACTCCTGCTACAGAGAAGGCTGGCACCTTCCTAGgacctcctcctgtcctctcaatGTGGGGAGATGCTCTTGAATCCCACCCTTGGCAAATGAATCTTCCCAGAAAACTCCACGTAGCTGCCGTCAGGGAAGGAAGCTGGGAGACGTGCTTGGGATGGGCAGGTATAGAATGATGGAGTTGTGAGATTGTGAAGAAGCTATTTCTTTGAGATCTGCTGAGTTTGATCATCATCCTAACCTCCAAGCCAAGCAACACAGATAGCTGGAAGAAGCtgccagagagacaaagagagatggatgggggtggggggggacacaCTGCTAAGGGGATGTCCgcagcagcaggaagaaatgGAGCAGGAAAGACCCTAGAGACAGGGCattgtctcacacacacacagctacacatgGTCACTGAGACCAGAGTTGTCTCAGTCTGGGCAGCGGGCCCTTTGGTGCAAGCCACCAGCCCATCTGGAGGGGATTAGCACTCCGGCCAATGAGGTCAGCTGGCCCCTTTCTTGATGGATCCCACTCAGCCTTGCCAGCAAGTCAAAGACTGGACACGTGGAGCCTGCcttgggagggggggggcagcaggaagagagagtacaACATGGTGAGACACAGGTGGCCTTTTTGGCAGCCCCAGCACTGGATTTGGAACAATCTGGGCAGTTCGTGTAGTTAGTCCCTTTGCCACGGTGGTCCCAGCGACCCTCATGAATGAGATGGTGAAGCAGGAACCATCAGCTTTCTAGGGCTAGCTATTGGAGGGCCTGAGTGGGTAGGAGTCTAGCCTGACACCCCTGAGCATCCCAGGTTCTCCCTGGGGTCTTCAGAGTGA
This Peromyscus leucopus breed LL Stock chromosome 8b, UCI_PerLeu_2.1, whole genome shotgun sequence DNA region includes the following protein-coding sequences:
- the Spata20 gene encoding spermatogenesis-associated protein 20 isoform X1, with amino-acid sequence MDRKKHGRSVFPRSNAGRRSETSHRARDSARTGPRVRPSPVPPAPRPEQEQPHCESRSDSAPASQPLRGSSSREKDRSATVSSSAPMPAGGKASRTSCAPAAPEKTPNRLIHEKSPYLLQHAYDPVDWYPWGQEAFDKAKKENKPIFLSVGYSTCHWCHMMEEESFQNEEIGHLLNEDFVCVKVDREERPDVDKVYMTFVQATSSGGGWPMNVWLTPSLQPFVGGTYFPPEDGLTRVGFRTVLTRIRDQWKQNKNTLLENSQRVTTALLARSEISVGDRQMPPSAATMNSRCFQQLDEGYDEEYGGFAEAPKFPTPVILNFLFSYWLSHRLTQDGPRAQQMALHTLKMMANGGIRDHVGQGFHRYSTDRQWHIPHFEKMLYDQAQLSVVYSQAFQISGDEFYSDVAKGILQYVTRSLSHRSGGFYSAEDADSPPERGMKPKEGAFYVWTVEEVQQLLPEPVGGASEPLTAGQLLMKHYGLSEAGNISSTQDSKGELTGQNVLTVRYSLELTAARFGLDVEAVSTLLNTGLEKLFQARKHRPKAHLDSKMLAAWNGLMVSGFAVTGAVLGMDKLVAQATSGAKFLKRHMFDVASGRLKRACYAGSGGTVEHSNPPCWGFLEDYAFVVRGLLDLYEASQESSWLEWALRLQDTQDRLFWDSRGGGYFCSEAELGADLPLRLKDDQDGAEPSANSVSAHNLLRLHGFTGHKDWMDKCVCLLTAFSERMRRVPVALPEMVRALSAQQQTLKQIVICGDPQAKDTKALLQCIHSIYIPNKVLILADGDPSSFLSRQLPFLSTLRRVEDQATAYIFENQACSMPITEPCELRKLLHQ
- the Spata20 gene encoding spermatogenesis-associated protein 20 isoform X2, which encodes MSHLSSPPPKHKGEHKSHNLPRGSERGSSSREKDRSATVSSSAPMPAGGKASRTSCAPAAPEKTPNRLIHEKSPYLLQHAYDPVDWYPWGQEAFDKAKKENKPIFLSVGYSTCHWCHMMEEESFQNEEIGHLLNEDFVCVKVDREERPDVDKVYMTFVQATSSGGGWPMNVWLTPSLQPFVGGTYFPPEDGLTRVGFRTVLTRIRDQWKQNKNTLLENSQRVTTALLARSEISVGDRQMPPSAATMNSRCFQQLDEGYDEEYGGFAEAPKFPTPVILNFLFSYWLSHRLTQDGPRAQQMALHTLKMMANGGIRDHVGQGFHRYSTDRQWHIPHFEKMLYDQAQLSVVYSQAFQISGDEFYSDVAKGILQYVTRSLSHRSGGFYSAEDADSPPERGMKPKEGAFYVWTVEEVQQLLPEPVGGASEPLTAGQLLMKHYGLSEAGNISSTQDSKGELTGQNVLTVRYSLELTAARFGLDVEAVSTLLNTGLEKLFQARKHRPKAHLDSKMLAAWNGLMVSGFAVTGAVLGMDKLVAQATSGAKFLKRHMFDVASGRLKRACYAGSGGTVEHSNPPCWGFLEDYAFVVRGLLDLYEASQESSWLEWALRLQDTQDRLFWDSRGGGYFCSEAELGADLPLRLKDDQDGAEPSANSVSAHNLLRLHGFTGHKDWMDKCVCLLTAFSERMRRVPVALPEMVRALSAQQQTLKQIVICGDPQAKDTKALLQCIHSIYIPNKVLILADGDPSSFLSRQLPFLSTLRRVEDQATAYIFENQACSMPITEPCELRKLLHQ